Proteins encoded together in one Quercus lobata isolate SW786 chromosome 3, ValleyOak3.0 Primary Assembly, whole genome shotgun sequence window:
- the LOC115979134 gene encoding cell number regulator 4-like — MNPNTSPPEGKWTTGICGCFGDVTNCCVTLWCPCITFGRNAEILDKKPSSCFTAARNCFMLVYAFGIGACLYTCTYRAKLRALYSLPPKPCGDCCVHHFCFFCALCQEYRELKNRGLDPEGGWVAAEANAKKLKGRTTAPPVPSPGMTR, encoded by the exons ATGAATCCTAACACTTCTCCACCTGAGGGGAAATGGACCACCGGTATATGTGGTTGTTTTGGTGATGTGACCAACT gCTGTGTTACCTTATGGTGTCCCTGCATTACCTTTGGCCGCAATGCTGAGATACTTGACAAGAAACCAAGTT CTTGTTTTACCGCGGCCCGAAACTGTTTCATGCTTGTCTATGCTTTTGGAATTGGCGCATGTTTATACACATGCACATACCGAGCCAAACTGAGAGCCCTCTATTCCTTGCCACCAAAGCCGTGCGGGGATTGCTGTGTCCATCACTTCTGCTTTTTTTGCGCTCTTTGTCAAGAGTACCGCGAGCTCAAAAACCGTGGATTAGACCCTGAAGGAG GTTGGGTAGCAGCCGAGGCTAATGCTAAGAAATTGAAGGGCAGAACCACAGCACCTCCAGTTCCTTCACCAGGCATGACTCGTTAG